The genomic DNA TCGCCCTCGGGAATGCCCAGGGAGAGGAAGATCTCATCCTGCTCGTTGCGCTCGGTCACGAAGCCGAAGTGCAACAACATCAGATCGTTGCTCTTGGCGCCGTAGCTGTCATGGACCTCGTCGCCCGTGGCCACGGCGTTCTGCGCCGTCATCTCGAAGAAGCGTCCATCCTCCGAGGTCTCCCAGAGCACGTCCGGCGGCCGACGGTGGTTGAGCATGTCCGCCAGCGGCACGAGGCACGGACCCAACAGGCCGCCCTTCTTCACGCCGAACAGCCGCGAGGAGACCGACAGCCGCGCCCAGACGAACTCATCGAGTGTGAAGCGCTCGTAGCCGGGGATCTTCTCGCGCAGCTGCTGGTAGTCGTTCTGGAGCGACTGGGCCTGGAACTCCAGCAGCGTCAGCTCCAGCGAGCCCTTGAGCTGGGTGCGCTCGGCCTCTCCATAGAAGAGGGGGAGGTGAGGGAAGGCCTCGGGCAGGCTGTCGAGGAACGGCGTCCAGAAGGAGCCCTCCTGGTGCCGCTCCTGGAGGAGGAAGGAGGCCAGGTATAGGTCCTCGTTGTCCGGGTTGAGTTCGGACTGGATGCGGCGGCCGATCTCCGACGTGCGCGCGAGCTCCAGGGTCAGCATGTGCGAGCGGGGCACCTGGAGCACCACCTCGCCCGGAGCGATGTCCGTCTGGGCGATCACGGAGCGTTCTCCGTTCTCCTGGCGCACGACGCGCAGCTTCGGAAAGTGGGCGCCGCCCGCCTCGAGCCAGCGCAGCAGGTTCGACAGCTTCTGCTCCGAGGCCTCGGCGGAAGTCCTCAAGTCAGAAGGCGTGGGGGAGGTCGAAGAGGGAGCGCTCATGGGACCCGGAGGCTACTCCAGACCGGGCTTCGAGGGGCACGCTTCGTCTACCCCTCCTCGGCTAACTCTCCTCGGAATCGTTCTTCGGACTCAGGCGTCCGCGTACCGGCTGCGTGCCTCCACGAGCGTGTCCGCGTCCAACAGTACCGCCGCCTTTTCCTGCGCGGAGAGCTGCGACGCGGCGCCCTCGAACAGCTTGCGGCGGGCCGAGTCGAGCATGGGCGAGGAGAGCTCCGCGCCCGGCGAGGACTCCAGCAGGGCCAGGTGCAGCGCATGCGCGCGGGCATCCTTCAACACCCGCTCCAGCCCGTCCTCCACCGGCTCCATCTCGCGCGCGGCGAGCTCCTGGGCCCGGGTCAGGACCTCGGGGGGCTCGGACTCCTCGGGGATGAGGAACAGGCCGAGTCGCGAGGCCCATGCACCCAGGGACGCGCGCGACGTCCACACGGACAGGGGAATGGACAGCAGCAGTCCCGCCACCACCGGCGCCAGCCACCACAAGAGCCCCGGGTTGATCGCGAACGCCAGGGCCGCCACGCCCACGCCCACGGCGGTGTGCACCGCGTGGCGCCGCGCCGCCTCCGCCCACGGCAGGGCCTCGTCGTCCCGCTGCTGGCTCGACCAGGACACCCGGTAGCCGAGGATCGTCCCGAAGACGAAGTGGGACTGGAAGAGCATCATCACCGGCGCGAGCAGCGTGGACACGGCGCTCTCCACGAGCATGCTCAGCACCAGCCGCGCCCGGCCACCCATGCGCGCCGCCTGCTCCCGGTCCACCAGCGCGAGCACGAGCCCGAACACCTTGGGCAGCATCAGCATGCCCAGGGACACCGTCATCAGCCGCAGCGCGCCCTGCGTGTCGAAGTCGGCTTCATCGGCGAAGGGGGCGAACTGCTCCAGCAGCTCGTCCGTCCCCAGGAAGCGATCGCTCAGCGCCGCCGCGAGTCCCGCACCGAGGAACAGCAGCCACAGGGGCGAGGCCACGTAGGACATGACGCCCATGAGGAAGTGCCCTCGGCTCGATGGGTGCAGTCCGCCCGCCAGCACCAGCCGCAGGTGCTGCAGGTTGCCTTGGCACCAGCGCCGGTCCCGCTGCGCGTACGCGAGCAGGTGGGGCGGGCTCTGCTCGTAGCTGCCGCCCAGCTCCGGCACCAGCCACACCGTGTAGCCCGCGCGCCGCATCAGCGCCGCCTCCACGAAGTCGTGGCTGAGGATGTGGCCGCCAAAGGGCTGCTGTCCCGGCAGCACCGGCAGCCCACAGTGCTCGGTGAAGGCCGCCACGCGCAGGATGGCGTTGTGGCCCCAGTAGTTGGACTCGCCCAGTTGCCAAGCCGCGGAACCCGCGGCCACCACCGGCCCGTACACGCGGCCCGCGAACTGCTGCAGCCGGGCGAAGAGCGTGGTGCTCCCCACGCACAGGGGCGGCGCCTGGAGGATGCCCACGCGCGGGTTGAGCTCCATGAGCCGCGCCATGCGCACCAGCGTGTCGCCCGCCATGAGGCTGTCGGCGTCCAGCACCACCATGAAGTCGTAGCGGCGGCCCCAGCGCTCGCAGAAGTCCGCCAGGTTGCCCGCCTTCTTGCCCGTGTTGTCCGAGCGCCGGCGGTAGAAGATGCGCCCCTGGCCGCCCACGCGGCGGCACAGGTCCGCCCATGCCAGCTCCTCGGCCACCCACGCCTCCGAGCGCGTGGAGTCGCTCAGCACATAGAAGTCGAAGGACTCCAGCCGCCCCGTGGCCACCACGGACTCATAGGTGGCCTGCAGGTTCGCGAAGACCGAGGCGGGATCCTCGTTGTGGATGGGCATCACCACCGCGGTGCGGCGCGTGAGCGGCGCCTCTTCTTCCCCGGCCTCCGGCCAGCGCAACCCCGGCGGCCTCTTTCCGGACGCGAGCTGGAGGAAGCCCGCCACCGCCGCCCAGAAGGAGAGGGCGATCCAGGCGAAGCACAGGGTGAAGAGCCCGAGCATCGCCCACTCGGAGACGGAGGTGCCATGGACGCTCAACAGCCGCGACATCTCCCACGTCGCGGCGAGCGTGGACAGCGCGGCGGGAACGAGGACTCCCGCCCGCCGGAGCCCGGCCGTCGCGGGTGAGAAGGAATGCGCGTGCATGGAAGCTCCGGTGGGGTGCTAGCGGGAAACGGAGACGCCGGGCTCGCCCGCGCGCCACCAGCGGCGGAAGAGCTCACCCAGGGGCGAGAGCACCACCTGCTGCTCGGGCATCGTCGTGGGCATCGGCCGCGGCGCGGGCACCGGCACCGACGTCCTCAGCGCCCGCGTCTGCTCGAGCGACAGCGCACCCGGCCCCATCGTGATGACCCGCGCGCCCCAGTTCGCTCCATCGCACAGCACGAACGCCGCGCGGCCCCGGGCCAGCGGCGAGCCGCTTCCCGCGTGCGCCGGGCCGAGCACCGCCGTCAGCCACGCCTCCATGCGCGCCCGGGCGATGGCCACGGCCTCGCGGGGATTCACGCTCCTCATGTCGAGCGCCCACGTGGCCAGACGCGCCAGATCCTCGTCCGAGGTGAAGCCGAAGGTGCGGAAGAAGGAGTCGAGCGCCACGCGCGTCTCGGCGTGGAGGGAGTAGCCGGACGGGGAGGAGGGGGCGGTGAAGGTCTGCGTCATCACGGTGTCCACGGGTAGCTCCAGGTCTCGGTAAGGGTTTGGGATCCGCTACGAAGGAAGCAGCGCAGCTCGGCCGGGGTGTTTCCCTCCGGCACCAGCTCGAAGGTGGCGCGCCAGCCGCCGGTGGCCTCGTTGCGCTGGGCGGTGGGCAGCAGGACGCGGCCCGAGGAGGTGGTGACCACGGCCTCCACCGGCGCCTGGAGCTCCGCGCCTTCGCCGCGCGAGAAGTCGAGGACGAAGCGCCGGGCTCCGGGCGTGCTGCCCTGGGCGATGCGCGTGGCGGTGGTGAGGGCCTCGCGGGGCTTCTCGGGCGAGCCGCTGCCCCAGGTCAGCTTCCAGGCCAGGCGCAGCTCCGCCCCCGCCGTGAAGGGCTTCTCGGGCACCCAGTAGGCGACGATGTTGTCGTCGATCTCCTGGTGCGTGGGGATCTCCACCAGCTGCACCGCGCCCCGGCCCCAGTCGCCCACCGGCTCCACCCAGACGCTCGGGCGCTTGTCGTAGCGCGCTTCCAGGTCCTCATAGTCGCGGAAGTCCTGGTCGCGCTGCATCAGGCCGAAGCCGCGCAGGCCCTCCACCTGGAAGCTGGACACGCTCAGGTGGGCGGGGTTCTGCAGCGGGCGCCACAGGTGCTCGCCGTTCTTCATCCACAACACGAGCCCGTCCGAGTCGTGCACCTCGGGCCGGAAGTCGTCGAGGGTGCCCCGGTCGTTCTCGCCGAAGAGGTACATGCTGGTGAGCGGCGCCACGCCCAGCCGCTTCACCGCCTTGCGCGCGTGCAGCTGCGCCTCCACCTCCATTACCGTGCGCTCGCCCGGGATGATGACGAAGCGGTAGGCCCCCGTGACGCTCGGGCTGTCCATCAGCGCGTGCACCACGACGCGATCCGCGCCCGGCGCCGGCTTCTCCATCCAGAACTCGCGGAAGTGGGGGAACTCCTCGCCCTCGGGCAGCGCGGTGTCGATCGCCAGCCCCCGCGCCGACAGCCCGTACACGTTGCCGCGCCCCAGGGCCCGGAAGTAGCTGGCCCCGAGGAAGACCACCAGCTCGTCGAAGTACTCCGCCCGGTTGAGCGGATGGGACAGCCGGAAGCCCGCGAAGCCCGCGATGGGCGAGTCCGGCAGCCCCTTCACCAGCGGTCCGTAGCTGAAGAGCTCGGGCGAGAAGCGGATCGGCTCCGCGCGGCCCGCGTCCACCTCGTGCATCGGAATGGGCGACGTATAGAAGAAGCCCGGGGCGAAGAACTGCGCCTGGAAGGGCAGCTCCGCGTCGCGCCACCGCGCCTTCTCCGGGCGGAAGCGGATGTCGCGGTACTGGTCATACGTGAGCTGCGCGTAGGCCGGCGGGAGCGAGGCCACGGGCTTCTGGTAGGGCTCGAGGGCCAGCTTCCGCGCCCGCTCGCGCACGGTGTCCGGGCCGAAGGAGGAGGCGGCGGTGCGGGGTCCGGCACAGGCCACCAGCGTCCACATCATCCCGAGTGCACAGGCGCTTCGCGCCCACATCGTTGACTTCACTCCGGCGCTCCTCCTGGAAAAGGGTGTCGGTGGCTCGACACCGGCCGGGGTTAAGCAGCCCGCGTGCCAGCCGAGCTGCTTCCTCCAGGTCTCCAGGAATTTCGCGGGTTTCTCCGCCTCTCAGCGGGGATGACTGTTGCTGGGCAAACGATTTCACGCACTTGGCGTGAGGCTGGTCGGACGGGTGGGGAGCCGGGGAACAAGGGGGGTGGGGAGCATGGGAACAGGACGGGAACAGGCCCTGTCCCTTTGCTCCACAGTGTTCAGGGGATGACGAGTAGGGGCGTGTCGTCCAACACGAGCGGCGAGGTGGTGCCGTCGGCACCCCAGAACTCCCATTCGGCCGGAGAAGGGACCAGGCGCCGGTAGCCCATGTCGTAGTCCCACGTCGTGACGTACACCTTGACGCCCCGCAGGTCCGTGAGTCCGTCGAGCGCCTCGCCCGACACGGTGAGCACGACGGTGTTCGCGGCCTTGTCCACGGAGAGGGAGGCGGTGGGGCTCAGGGGGGTGCCTTCCTGGGTGGCCGAGGCGCCCCGGGTATCGAACAGGGTGTTGGACCAGCCGTGGACGCGCAGGCGGTAGTCCCAGTCCATGCCCGTGGGCAGCGAGGCGTTCTGCTGCGGCATCACCGTGAGGCCCGTGCGGCCGGGCACGTCGAGGAAGACGGTGAAGGCCACGTGGTCGAAGCCGTTCTGGGGGTTCCACACGGTGGTGACGGTCTTCGTCTGGAGGGCGATCCGCAGCACCGTGTCCGAGCCCAGCAGGGTGACGCGACGCAGGTCTCCCTGGTGGTTGTCACCCCAGCTCGAGTCGGTGGGGTAGTGGTAGGTGCCCGAGGGGCCCACGTCATCGCCCTCGGGGTCCTCGTGGGTGAGCAGCGGCGTGAAGACGCGGGACACGCGGAAGGTCCACGTGCCGGAGAGCACGCGGGCGTCTCCGGCCCACGCCACGAGCGAGTGCTGGAGGGATGCGTCCACCATGCCGGTGGTGCTCACGCGGGTGCTCCAGGTGCCATCGGGTTTCACCGTCACCGGCTGCGTCCGCGCGAGTGCCCCGTCCACCACCCATTGGAAGGAGGACACGCCCACCGCGCTGCCGGACAGCTCGAAGTCCCCGGGCACGGTGCCGCCACTCGCCTGGGTGACGGTGACGCGCGCGGGCTCCGGCGTCACGGGGCGCGTCTGGTCCGAGGGCAGGAAGACGCGGGCCGCGCGCGGAGGGAGGTTCAGCGAGAGCCGTCCGCCCGGGCCCACCTGGACCGCTTCGGCCTCGGGGTCCAGGCCCGCGCCCAGCTCGAGCACGCGTCCCTCGGGCAGGCCCGTGGGCAGGTTGTCCAGCAGCATCCGCTCGTCCGCGGTGTTGAAGATGACGAAGGCCACCTGCCCCTCGTGCTCCATCTGGTAGGCGAACACACCCGCGCGCACCTCGTTGTGCCGCAGCACCGTGGGCGTGCCCCGGCGGAAGACGGCGTGGGCCTTGCGCAGCGCCGTCAGCTCGCGGATGAGGCCGTACAGCGGCGCCGAGGTGTCGAAGCGATCCCTTCCCCCGGAGCCGAAGCCCGCCTGGAACATGGCGCCGCGCTGCTCGGTGAATCCCTGCTCGGTGCCGTAATAGAGGACGGGGATGCCCGGCACCGTCATCATGAAGAGCAGGGCCTGGCGCAGCGCCGCCTCCGAGCCTCCCTTGAGGAAGCGATCCACGTCGTGGTTGTCCAGGATGGTGGGCATCAGGTGTGGTCGCGCGAACACCTCGCGCGAGTGCTCCAGCCGGTGCGCGAGCTGCGCGGTGGGCCGTCCCCGGGCGAAGACGTCCCCCGAGGTGGCGTAGAGCGGGAAGTGGATCATGCCCGGCAGCAGCGGCTCGCCCGTGGACTCCTCCGTCATGTACGAGGCGATCTTCCGCGACGCCGTGTCCTCGAAGGGCTTGTCGGTGGCGTAGCCCTCGCCGAACGCGAGGAAGTCCGCCTTGCCCAGGCTCCTGGCCACCGGGAGCACGCCCGGGTGGGCCTCGTCCGTCGAGTACAGGAAGTCCTTGAAGGTGGCCTGGGGCACGTAGAAGGCGGTGTCCACGCGGAAGCCATCCACGCCCGCCTCGCGGATCCAATGCGTGTAGCTGTCCTTGAGCGCCGCGAGCACGGCCGGGTTCTCGGTGTTGAGATCGTCCAGGTCGGACAACTGCCAGTTCAGCTCCTGGTCGCGCACCCCGTAGTCGCGGATGGAGGGCGTCCAATGGAAGAGGTTCGCCTGCCGGTGGGCGGGATTCGTCGGATCCCACTGCTGGAACGCGGCCTGTGAGGGGCCGCACGCGGGCTTCGCGCCGGTGTTGAGCCGCACGTGGGCCGACACGTCCGAAGGGTCGTACTGGGTGTAGGTGAAGCAGTTGGCCATGTGGTTGAGGACGATGTCCTGCACCAGGTACATGCCCCGGCCGTGCAGACCCCGGGACAGGCGCTGGTAGTCCTCGAGCGTGCCCAGATGCGCATCCACCCGGGTGAAGTCCCGCGCCCAGTAGCCGTGGTAGCCGCCGTAGTTCACGAGCGGGTCCCACCACTGGTTGGCCACGGGCGGGGTGATCCACACGGCCGTGGCGCCCAGGCCCTGGATGTAGTCGAGCCGCCCGAGCAGCCCCTTCAGGTCCCCTCCGCTGTAGCGCGCCCCATCCGCCGGGCCGAACTCACCCGCTCCCTGGTCATCATTGGCGGGGTCCCCATTGGCAAACCGGTCCGTCATGACGAAGTACAGGATCTGATCCCGCCAGTCCGGAGAGGGCACCTGCAACAGGTCCTCGGGCGGCGGGGCGGGGGGCTGGGGCTCCTCGGAGGGAGGCGGCGTGGGCGGCGGAGAGGGATCGGGGTCGGACCGGCAGGCGAGGATCACAGCCACCCACACGGGAAACAGCCGCTTCGAGGCTCGGGAGTGCATGGCGCCCAGCCTACGCCCGTGGCGAAACGCCCCATGCGGCGTTCTTCCACGCCGCACCCCTTGCGTCAGGCTCCCGTAAATAAGGGTGTCCTTCCTCGCGCGCCTCGTGGGAAGATACCTGGCACGCAACGGCACGAATTCTGCTAAATCGATTCATGGAAGGACTCCATGGCCGTCACGCACACTCCTCCGGTGTCAGCGCAGCACAAAGACTCCTCGAACACGGGCTCGCGAGGTGATCGGCGATCGCGTCGGGATCAGCTGGGGGGCGCGGTGCCGCGTGTCGTGGTGATGGAGAACCTGCGCGAGCGCGGCCACTTCCTCCAGGAGCGGCTGGTCCAGGAGCGCTTCGAGGTGGGCATGCTGGAGGACGCGCGAGGCGCGCTCCAGTGGCTCTCCGAGGGGCTGGTTCCACGGCGGGGCTCCGACGTGGAGCTGCTCATCTGCAACGCGCGGATGTTGGGGGACTCGGGACTGGACCTGCTCGCGCGCTGGTGCGCGGCGCATCCACATGTCCCCGTGCTCCTGGTGAGCGCCTTCACCAACGCGAAGCTGCGGGCGCGGATGGCGCGCATCCCCGGCGGCGTCGTGCTCGATCAGGACTTCTCCGTGGAGGACGTGCGCGCCACGGCGGTGTCGATGGTGGAGACCTCCGTCACTTCGTAGAGCTCCAGCGGCAGGCCGTCCGGGTCGGCGAAGAAGGTGAAGCGCTTGCCCGTATACTCGTCCACCCGGATGGGTTCGGTGGCCACGCCGCGCCGGCCCAGTTCCACCACCACGGCGTCGACATCTGGCACGGCGAACGCCAGGTGGCGCAGGCCCCGCGCCTCGGGCCGGGTCGGGCGCGGTGGCGGGTTGGGAAAGGAGAACAGCTCCAACTGCACGCCCGGGCTGACCTCCAGATCCAGCTTCCACGAGTCGCGCGCCTCCCGGTACACCTCCCGGATGATTCGCAGGCCCAAGAGCTCGCTGTAGAACGCCTTGGAGCGCGCGTAGTCCGAGCAGATCAAGGCGACATGGTGGAGGGCGGGCAGCAGCGGTGTCATGCCCCTCAGCCTGACAGGACGCGCGGTGAGGAGCCAGGGAAGCCCCGGGGAAACCAGGGGGTGACCCCTCCGAGCCCCCTGGAGAATGTCGGCGGCTCACGTAGACTGCGGCCGCGGAGCCGGGGGGGGCATTCCTCTCGGCCGAGGAGACCTGACGATGTTCTCGAGATGGACCGTGGGCCGGCAGTTCATGGTGGGCTTGATCCTGTTGGCGATGATGGTCGGAACCTTCGTGTTCCTGACCCGCGTCCGCGTTCAGACCTTCTCGGGGGCGGCGGCGCTCGTGGCGACCAGTCAGAAGACGCTTCGGCAACTGGAGCGCGTCCTCGCCAGCTTCAAGGACGCGGACGCGGCGCACCGCGACTACCTCACCTCCGGCAGCGCGGCCTCGGCGGAGTCCTTCCAGCAGGCGAAGAACGCGCTGGAAGCGGAGTTCACCGCCCTGTCGGTCTCCCCGGATGCCGAGCAGCAGAAGCGCCTCAAGTCGTTGCAGGACCTCGTCGCCCAGGAAGCCACGCGGATGAGCGAGAGCCTCGAGGCGCGCCGCGCCCAGGGCTCCGTGGACTCTCCCTCCGCCAGCAATGCCCAGAGCCGCCAGCGTCTGGAGCGCGTGCGCGACGCCGTGACGAAGGCGCGCGATGAGGAGGAGAAGCTGCTGAGCAAGAACGAGCTGCGGCAGGAAGAGGAGCTGAGCGCCTTCGGCACGTTCTTCTGGTTCGACGGGCTCGGCATCCTGGTCGTCATCGTCGTGACCGCGCTGCTCATCGGCCGCACCCTGGAGCGCAAGCTGCAGACGGCCATCGCCCAGGTGCAGAACTCCTCGGCGGAGCTGCACTCGGCGGCCTCCCAGCAGGTGACGGGCGCGCGCGAGCAGGCCTCCGCCACCACGGAGATCTCCACCACCGTCAAGGAACTCTTGTCCACCTCGCGGCAGATCGCCTCCAGCGCCCAGCAGGTGTCGCGCGTGGCGGACGAGACCGCGGGCGCGGCGCGCCAGGGCAACGACACCGTGCAGCGCTCCCAGGAGGCCATCGACGCGGTGCGCCGCCAGGTGGACGCCGTCGTCACCCACATGCTGGAGCTGGGCAAGCGCTCGCAGGAGATCGGCGGCATCCTGGACATCATCAACGAGCTGTCCGAGCAGACGAACATCCTCGCCATCAACGCCACCATCGAGAGCGCGGGCGCGGGCGAGCACGGCCGGCG from Melittangium boletus DSM 14713 includes the following:
- a CDS encoding SET domain-containing histone-lysine N-methyltransferase translates to MSAPSSTSPTPSDLRTSAEASEQKLSNLLRWLEAGGAHFPKLRVVRQENGERSVIAQTDIAPGEVVLQVPRSHMLTLELARTSEIGRRIQSELNPDNEDLYLASFLLQERHQEGSFWTPFLDSLPEAFPHLPLFYGEAERTQLKGSLELTLLEFQAQSLQNDYQQLREKIPGYERFTLDEFVWARLSVSSRLFGVKKGGLLGPCLVPLADMLNHRRPPDVLWETSEDGRFFEMTAQNAVATGDEVHDSYGAKSNDLMLLHFGFVTERNEQDEIFLSLGIPEGDALAAMKQSLLALPSPTTPRPFKVPRQLDHASTQLMFSFLRIAHATPEEIMILANRLIGGAKTIEPLGVANEARVLGALAAACEARLAGFDTSFEEDERVLREDTLAPNARNCVLLRREEKRLLRDYLALSQTGQELLRLPREEFEQRAASPHTPWGWIDGYARQALLELVRRAP
- a CDS encoding response regulator produces the protein MAVTHTPPVSAQHKDSSNTGSRGDRRSRRDQLGGAVPRVVVMENLRERGHFLQERLVQERFEVGMLEDARGALQWLSEGLVPRRGSDVELLICNARMLGDSGLDLLARWCAAHPHVPVLLVSAFTNAKLRARMARIPGGVVLDQDFSVEDVRATAVSMVETSVTS
- a CDS encoding HAMP domain-containing methyl-accepting chemotaxis protein; this encodes MFSRWTVGRQFMVGLILLAMMVGTFVFLTRVRVQTFSGAAALVATSQKTLRQLERVLASFKDADAAHRDYLTSGSAASAESFQQAKNALEAEFTALSVSPDAEQQKRLKSLQDLVAQEATRMSESLEARRAQGSVDSPSASNAQSRQRLERVRDAVTKARDEEEKLLSKNELRQEEELSAFGTFFWFDGLGILVVIVVTALLIGRTLERKLQTAIAQVQNSSAELHSAASQQVTGAREQASATTEISTTVKELLSTSRQIASSAQQVSRVADETAGAARQGNDTVQRSQEAIDAVRRQVDAVVTHMLELGKRSQEIGGILDIINELSEQTNILAINATIESAGAGEHGRRFAVVAEEIRKLADRVGGATKDIRALIDEIRAASNTTIMATEDGSKAVQSSAKQFSEVAGSFRRISELVRTNLDVVREIELSTQQQTTAVEQVNIAILEVAQTAQQSEVSSSTTLQTANRLSQLSQQLTAILDSRASA
- the gloA2 gene encoding SMU1112c/YaeR family gloxylase I-like metalloprotein, producing MTPLLPALHHVALICSDYARSKAFYSELLGLRIIREVYREARDSWKLDLEVSPGVQLELFSFPNPPPRPTRPEARGLRHLAFAVPDVDAVVVELGRRGVATEPIRVDEYTGKRFTFFADPDGLPLELYEVTEVSTIDTAVARTSSTEKS
- the mdoH gene encoding glucans biosynthesis glucosyltransferase MdoH; amino-acid sequence: MHAHSFSPATAGLRRAGVLVPAALSTLAATWEMSRLLSVHGTSVSEWAMLGLFTLCFAWIALSFWAAVAGFLQLASGKRPPGLRWPEAGEEEAPLTRRTAVVMPIHNEDPASVFANLQATYESVVATGRLESFDFYVLSDSTRSEAWVAEELAWADLCRRVGGQGRIFYRRRSDNTGKKAGNLADFCERWGRRYDFMVVLDADSLMAGDTLVRMARLMELNPRVGILQAPPLCVGSTTLFARLQQFAGRVYGPVVAAGSAAWQLGESNYWGHNAILRVAAFTEHCGLPVLPGQQPFGGHILSHDFVEAALMRRAGYTVWLVPELGGSYEQSPPHLLAYAQRDRRWCQGNLQHLRLVLAGGLHPSSRGHFLMGVMSYVASPLWLLFLGAGLAAALSDRFLGTDELLEQFAPFADEADFDTQGALRLMTVSLGMLMLPKVFGLVLALVDREQAARMGGRARLVLSMLVESAVSTLLAPVMMLFQSHFVFGTILGYRVSWSSQQRDDEALPWAEAARRHAVHTAVGVGVAALAFAINPGLLWWLAPVVAGLLLSIPLSVWTSRASLGAWASRLGLFLIPEESEPPEVLTRAQELAAREMEPVEDGLERVLKDARAHALHLALLESSPGAELSSPMLDSARRKLFEGAASQLSAQEKAAVLLDADTLVEARSRYADA
- a CDS encoding alpha-amylase family glycosyl hydrolase; this translates as MHSRASKRLFPVWVAVILACRSDPDPSPPPTPPPSEEPQPPAPPPEDLLQVPSPDWRDQILYFVMTDRFANGDPANDDQGAGEFGPADGARYSGGDLKGLLGRLDYIQGLGATAVWITPPVANQWWDPLVNYGGYHGYWARDFTRVDAHLGTLEDYQRLSRGLHGRGMYLVQDIVLNHMANCFTYTQYDPSDVSAHVRLNTGAKPACGPSQAAFQQWDPTNPAHRQANLFHWTPSIRDYGVRDQELNWQLSDLDDLNTENPAVLAALKDSYTHWIREAGVDGFRVDTAFYVPQATFKDFLYSTDEAHPGVLPVARSLGKADFLAFGEGYATDKPFEDTASRKIASYMTEESTGEPLLPGMIHFPLYATSGDVFARGRPTAQLAHRLEHSREVFARPHLMPTILDNHDVDRFLKGGSEAALRQALLFMMTVPGIPVLYYGTEQGFTEQRGAMFQAGFGSGGRDRFDTSAPLYGLIRELTALRKAHAVFRRGTPTVLRHNEVRAGVFAYQMEHEGQVAFVIFNTADERMLLDNLPTGLPEGRVLELGAGLDPEAEAVQVGPGGRLSLNLPPRAARVFLPSDQTRPVTPEPARVTVTQASGGTVPGDFELSGSAVGVSSFQWVVDGALARTQPVTVKPDGTWSTRVSTTGMVDASLQHSLVAWAGDARVLSGTWTFRVSRVFTPLLTHEDPEGDDVGPSGTYHYPTDSSWGDNHQGDLRRVTLLGSDTVLRIALQTKTVTTVWNPQNGFDHVAFTVFLDVPGRTGLTVMPQQNASLPTGMDWDYRLRVHGWSNTLFDTRGASATQEGTPLSPTASLSVDKAANTVVLTVSGEALDGLTDLRGVKVYVTTWDYDMGYRRLVPSPAEWEFWGADGTTSPLVLDDTPLLVIP
- a CDS encoding glucan biosynthesis protein, producing the protein MKSTMWARSACALGMMWTLVACAGPRTAASSFGPDTVRERARKLALEPYQKPVASLPPAYAQLTYDQYRDIRFRPEKARWRDAELPFQAQFFAPGFFYTSPIPMHEVDAGRAEPIRFSPELFSYGPLVKGLPDSPIAGFAGFRLSHPLNRAEYFDELVVFLGASYFRALGRGNVYGLSARGLAIDTALPEGEEFPHFREFWMEKPAPGADRVVVHALMDSPSVTGAYRFVIIPGERTVMEVEAQLHARKAVKRLGVAPLTSMYLFGENDRGTLDDFRPEVHDSDGLVLWMKNGEHLWRPLQNPAHLSVSSFQVEGLRGFGLMQRDQDFRDYEDLEARYDKRPSVWVEPVGDWGRGAVQLVEIPTHQEIDDNIVAYWVPEKPFTAGAELRLAWKLTWGSGSPEKPREALTTATRIAQGSTPGARRFVLDFSRGEGAELQAPVEAVVTTSSGRVLLPTAQRNEATGGWRATFELVPEGNTPAELRCFLRSGSQTLTETWSYPWTP